GGAGGCAGGGAGACTTTGTCCTCTGTTTACTGACTTTCTTTCTCCTTGTCCTCTAGCTGAGCAGCGCCAGTTGGTCCTGGCTGAGAAGTTTAAGGAGCTGAAACGAAGCAAGAAGCTAGAGAGCTTCTTGAGTCGAAAGAGGCGCCGAAATGCAGGCAAGGACAGACGACATCTCCCTTTGAGCAAAGAGTAGTAAGGAACCGtgctcagctctgctgctgcccCAGTGAGAAGTGCATCTGTGGGGACACTTTTGGGCTTGGCCTGTTCTGGTTCTTTCCCATTCAACGGTGAGGGTCACAGCTGCCTTGGAACTTGACTGGCTCAGAGATGACTCGAAGCCTTTTGGACGGCCTGAGGGCTGAAAAGGAAGAGCAGCTGAGCTTTCTGCCATGCCACACTTCATCTGCTTGGATCTGGGTCATTGTCCTCGTGTCCTCCCATCCTTGCCTTAGTGATTCTGATACAGAAGGAAAAGGACCTTGAGGCTGGTTGAAGGCCAGAGTCTGAGTGGCTCCCAGGACTGCGACTTTATGCAGGAGCAGTTCATAAACACTCCTGTCTCTCATCTTTTTATCCTGCTGCTTTTGTAGGTGGCCTAGAACTACTGTTTCAGGGGCCACATGTGGGTAGGCAGTAAACCTAAGCCTCCTACAAAGTGGGAACTCAGATCAGAGCCCTTCCTCCTTCAGCCCAACAGATGACACCCTCATTCAAAGCAGGACCCAATCCCACAACTCATCTTCTTAGCTTTGGTTTTGGATACAAGGGGAGGTAGGAGGCGGGGACAGAAAGTGTCCCTGGTGATAGGTAAGCGCAGCTGGCTCTCAGTACTGTTTGGGTGGAGAATTCATACTGCTTGTGGACTGGAATATCTTCACGCTACAATTCAGTTTAAAGTGGTTTCTGGTTGGGAGTGCTTCCAGGTATACCTGGCAGAAGCAAATGCATTcctctcttaaaaaaatattcacttattttggttgtgctgggtcttggttgtggttCACAGGATCTTTGTTTCAGCGTGCGGATTCTTAGTTGCAATATGCAGAATCTAGTTTCCTGGGCAGCTTGAACTagggagagtggagtcttagcccctggatcaccagggaattcccaaaatgcatttctttcttgAGGATTGTACTTTAAACCCAGACTTCAAGGAATTCCTTCAGATAAAATTTCAAGGAATATGAGCTTACACTGAAAACAaggcacaaaaggaaaaaaaaaaacgcatAAACAAGTCATTAGGAACAACAGGCAACAGAATCAGACCAGCAAAGTCTGAGATGTtggaaatgtaaaatacaaaaatataaaatgtcttaTTTATGTTTAAAGAACGGTGACTGATGAAAAAGTatcaaaaaggacagaattggtttgattaaaattttttgtttaatgaaaaatacactgaCATTGGAAACTTCAGCAGAGGAGGCACACCTAGAAAGGAAGATGAAATGCAAGTAGATGTGAAGAAACTACACAGATGGAGCCCAGggacagagaaatggaaactaaGGAAAAGACGTTACAGAAGTTGGAGGATGGAATGAGGAGATGTGACACAAATCGAGTTCCGGAAGGAGAGGGTAATTGTCTATAGTTGATAATCTGTAAATCCTAAGAATCAGGAAGATGGGTTAATCACAGACAGGGGACGTTGGGAACCTAGATAAATCACAGCAACACAGGACATGGGAGGGACTGACATCTAAGCAGCAGCGTTAGGAACTTTCTGATGGTCCAGTGTTTAGGGACAGAGCGACTCCAATTCcagggacacgggttccatccctggtctgggaactaggatcccttGTGCTGCTGGGGGGgcaaaaaataatagcaaaaggcAGCCTGAAAGGAAGAGGTGGAGTTAGAGACTAAGACTTACTGCTTGATGCCTCCTGGTTGGGGGGAGATGATGTAGTTCGGAGGGAAGAAATGCATAAAACGTGCTTCTCTGGTGGTGGTTAGATGAAGGCTGTAGCTACCAGGATGGTTGGCCTGGCCCAGAGAGTGAGGGAGCACTGCAGAGTCCCAGTTGTCACATGAATAAATCCTAATTTAATGCCCAAACAGTGATTCTAGCTgataaaagcagaaagaatacTGAACTATTTGGCTCACAGAAACACTAAGAAGGCTGGAGAGAAGCTCCAAAAAGGAGTGAGGGATAAAGTCAGAGCAGTGAGAAGCACTCCAGGTCCTACTGCAGAACCAGAGTCACTGTGAAGATGTCAGCTCCACCGCCAAAGGTTCACTCCCCTTCCCTCTGCTCCAGACCGAGATGTTCCCAGCTGAGGCCTCTAGTCACCTGCCTGCAAGGGGGATGCTGGGAAAGCAAGTGTCTGGTCTTTAACGTGGTGGGAGGTGAGCTCTACCTTCTTCCTAGGTTTGTGGTAGGGTGTTTCCAAGCATGAGAAACAGGTTCAGGTGAAAATCGGTTGAAAACTGATACATGCCCACCACAAGGCTGTATTGGCCCCAACTTCCAACCTGCTACTTTCCCCCTtcaaggaggaggcagaggagatgtAGGAAAGCACTGAGCTTCAGTTTGGGTTAGTTtggttggttttggtttttattaacagctttattgagatacaattcacataccGTAGACTTTACTCATTTAAAGTGTTAACAGTTCagtgattttaaatatattcacagaattgaCCATCACCAcagttttttaacattttcaacacccccaaaagaaatgCCATACCTTGTAGCAGTTACTCCTCAGTTTTTCCCAATCCCCCCAACTACAGGCAACCACTAAACCACATTCTGTCTCTGACTGGCCAACTGGGGGACATGACTATAAATGGGATCATTATGTGGTCCTTGGTGTGCAAACCAGCTCAAGGGCTTTAAGGATCAGGGAAGCAAAAGTCAAAGCCTGGGAATGTTTGCCCTGCAGAGACGGAAAGTCCTGAGGGCAGGGAAGGCTACTGGTGTGCGGGAGTGCACAGGGGCAAGGAGGAGCCATGGGAGCTGCAGTTCCTTCTAACCCAGATCCTAGAGCTTCCAGGTAGAACATGTTAAGGTCCTGGGGgcctgcagtggccacaggggtCCTTTATCTCACCTTCCCTGTCAGCCTTAGCTCCAGAGGGCACAGTGTCCAATCAATTCCACAAACGAGAAAAGTAGATCCCTGCTTGATGATCTGCTGAAGTTGCAAGCCATCCAGCTAGTGGCGAGATGGGCTTGACTCTCCAGCCTGCCAGGTGAAAGCTCTTCTGACCACATACCCTTCAAGAAGGCTCATCCCTGGAGTACACTTAATTCCCCCAGCTGAGAGGAGGGTGCTCAGTCCCACACAGCCTGCCATCCTCACGCAAAGGACCCTGGCATGGCATGATTCAGCCTCAGAGCTGAGGGCTCCTGTCTCCTTtcagccaggaaagtccccacccTTGGCAGACCCCTGGCAGTTACCACACAGGCCAAGTAATCAAACTCCTGCATTTTATTCTGTGGAAAGCCCCGGCCGTACCTAGCCCTGACCCTGTCTCCAGGGCTACCGGAAGGTAGAGAAGCTCTGGGTGCTTGTGCAGGAGGCATAGGGCACGCCCCGGGAGCGGATCTGCAGGGTGTGGAAGGTGAGGGGTGGGTTGGGGCCCAAGGAGCCTGGGTTCAGGGACTCAGTGTGAGGCTCCATGACAGTCATGGGAACCGCATAAGACAGCATCTGGGGCCGGTCGTCCTGGCGTCTCACCGTGCCCTTGCCCAGCAGGTGCAGGATGCAGGAGAGAACGTCAGCACTGCCGCAGGTGGACCCCCTGCCAAGGCTGCTGACCAGGCCCCTGGGGGGACACGGGCCCTTCTGCCAAGCCTCCAGCACCTGGTGTAGAGGGCCAAAGGGAAAAGAGGTCAGGGACGCCCAGCTTACCCCACCTCTAGCCCCCAGTCCAAGGACAGCGAGGCCCAACCTCACTTCTCACCCACCTACAGGGTCCACAGTGAGCCAAGACTTTGCATGGGGATCCACCTCCTCCTGGAGACTGCCCCCACCCCGCAgggcccccacctcctcctggagACTGCCCCCACCCCGCAgggcccccacctcctcctggagACTGCCCTCCAACTGACAAAGCCCCctcacccaccacccaccccaaccTACCAGACAGACAAGCTGGTCGATGTGCAGCCCCTCGTCCCCATGGGCTTTGAGGATTCGGACAATGAGGCAGTTGAGAAGGTTCCGTCTCTTCTCCAAGTTCCGGCCCTCTTCGTCCTCAGCTTTCAGGTATGTCTGAGCTGGGATGAGCCACACATTGCCCCTCCGAGGCCTGGGTTCCTCACTGCTGTCTCGAATCTTGAGCAATCCTGAAATAAGCGCTGGTCACTTGGCAGGGGTCCCCCGAGGACACTGGCCCCAGCTCAGGACACAGGCCCCAGTGCCCTAAGTACAGACCTGCTGGGGTGTCCTTTGTCTCATCAAGGTCCAGGGGGCCCCTTGAGGAAGTCAGAGGCCCAACTGCCTGATTCAGCACATCTGGAGGGAGCCCCGAGAGTGACAGCAGACTCTCCACAGAGACCGCCTTGGGAAGAAGAGGGAAGCATCAGGGCCTCCCAGGGTGAGGgggcagggaagagagagggtggagagaagaaagaggatgGACAGGTCGCGGGAGCAGGGAGGCGTGGGGGAGCTGGGCCACCTTCAGCTCGTTGAAATGCAGTAGCAGCCACATCTGCACGGTGGACACATGCAGCGTCTGGTCCCCGAACTGCAGCTCTGCCCGGCCCAGCCACGTCCACTGCAGTCGCCTTTGCGGGGCCCGCTCCAGGGCAGGGTAGGTCTGACCTGAGGAGTGTCAGGGAGGCGGCAGGAGTTGGGGAGTTGGAGAGGACGCGCCATCGCTGGAGTTTTGTCCTCACTAACCTCTGCAGAGCCTGGGGTCCAGCGTGTCTGGACACTGGCTCTTGGTCTGAGCTTCCAGAGCTTGGCCTTCCTTGAGTCTGCCTCCTGGGTCAGCCTCAGGTATCTGGGAGCCCACCCCGTGCCAGGCAGCTCATGATCAGTGCCTCCGAGGGGTTCTCCATTTTTTTAAGGGAGACAAAGCCACAAAGTGAGAAAGGACTGGGGCTCTCATCAAGTTGGAAACAATGTCTTGAAGCTGGTGGAGGAGCTCTCTGAGAGCAAGGTCTCAGTATCACCCACCTATTTTTCACTGCCCAGCCCAGGATCAGCCCCCAGTGGGGAGCTGAGGTTACGATGACTGACCAGGAACAGACACCCACCACCTTCTGTGGACCTCAGGTGCCTCCTGCCTCCATCCTTCCCACCATAAAGGAAGTCCCAGGtcattatttgaaaaatagaaacagcAAGAGTCCCGGGATCTGGTGCCCTTTCACCCCACCCCTACTCCAAACCTAAGCTCCAGTCTTTTCTCAAATCTACAGGCTGCCAGCCCCAGGTTATTtcccagcatctcatcctcttcccAGGTCCCCAGTTCCCTCAGCCCAAGCTGCTCACGCTTGTTGTAGAAGTTGGAGTATCGGTTCAAGGTGCCCCTcaggtaggcaggcaggcaggttctgggGTTGAGTGTGTGGCAGATGGAGGCGGTGGGCCAGCAGCGTGGCGACAGGACGAGCACAGACACTTCTGGCATCGCCCCTTCATAGTAGAGGTCCTCGCtctcgtcctcctcctcctcctcctcctcctcccccgccACGccggctgctgctgccgccgccacgGCCCCAGCTTCCAGCTCAGCTTCCTCCCCGGTCCCTCTCTCATGGCCCCTGCCACTGGCGCTGGCGTCACGGCTCACCTGAAGATGGAACACAGGGTGCCCCTAAGCCAGCCGGCTCCTCGGTCTGTCCCAagcctctctctgccttcctctcttcTTGCTACTTTAGTTCCCTCCCCCGCTCCCACCTGTATCTTCTTCTCTGTGTCCTCCAGCTTCAGGAGCTCCTGATCCAGCCGCTGGAGCTGGTATACGTGGAACTGGCGCTGCAGCTCCTCCGAGGTGCTCAGGCTCCGCAACATCTGCTGGGGGAGGCGGGTGGGGAAGCAGGGGCCGATCTGCTCCAGCACGGCCCCCTCCAGCCAGCTCGAGCCCACGCCCAGGAGACGGTCCGCCATGTAGTGCCTGCAGCGTGCACAGCCCAGGCCGAGCCTTGGTGAGGCTGCCTGGCAGGGCCTCCCACTCCAAGACTCCAGCCTACCCAGACCCCAGCCCCCCAGACCCCAAGGGCTTGCCTTGCCCATCAtcctgcctccccccacctcccactccctcGGTCCACACTCACTGGTAGTAATGCTCGAAAGTGGTGGCTATCTCCAGGCCAGAGAAGATGAGGACGGTTTCCAGGCATCGCTGCAGTTGGGCCAGCATCTCCATTCCCCGGGCCCCACCAATCCGGCTGCCCTGGATCCGCTGGTCGATGTGTCGGGCAAACTGCTCACTCACCTGGGCAGTGGGAAGAGCACAGGAAAACTGTGAAGGAGGCGAGATCGGGTGTGTTCAGGGTGGTATGATCGTAGTCAGAAACTGAAGGAGAGAATGAAGCTGGTGAGTGGGAGCACAGGGAGGAGGAGGGTCTGAGGAAGGAAATATGAATGGCCAGCAGCTTTATCAACTGGTcaacaattttataaaattcataaaatcaTTAACAACTGTGTACATTAAcaattctgggacttccctgatggtccaatggttaagactccatgctaccaatgcagggggcccgggtttatcccacgtgccacaactaagacgtGACACCCccaaataaattcagtaaaataaagaatgttaaaaaaaaatactaacaatGATAAACACAATTTTCACATTTagcatgtctgctgctgctgctaagtcacttcagtcgtgtccgactctgtgaccccagagacggcagcccaccaggctcccccgtccctgggattctccaggcaagaacactggagtgggttgccatttccttctccaatgcatgaaagcgaaaagtgaaagtgaagtcactcagtggtgtccgaccctcagcgaccgcatggactgcagccctccaggctcctccgtccatgggattctccaggcaagagtaccagagtggggtgccattgccttctccttagcaTGTCTAAAATCCAACAATAATAATTTAACACAAGGAGACAAGCACACAAGGCCACTGAGATAAAGTGAGTCACGTGAATTTTCCGATTTGTGAACTTGGAGGGAAGAGACTCCATCTATCTTCAGCTCTTatcacagtgcctgacacatattaagtattaaaagtgttagttggtcagtcatgtccaagtcttcgtgaccccatggactgtagcccactaggttcctctgtccatgggattcagcaggcagtaatactggagtgggttaagcacttgttaaatatttttggaataatAGGAATGGTGGAGGAAATTATAGTATATCCATTTGATGGACTCTATGCAAAAATTTGAGGACAAATAGCAACATGAAAATGACTTTTAATGTAAGGGTCAAAAGAAAACAGGATAAAGCATTTAGCTACTCGTGGGTAAAACTAAGTGAAATCAAGCACGCAAGTAGAAGAAGGTATGCAGAGAGATATTAGAATGGCACAAAGCaggtcatttttttccttttatctttttgtgtgtgtgtgagatcttagttccttgcccagggatggaatttgggcccacagcagtgaaagtacaGGGTCCTAACCATtgggcaaccagggaattcccttttttttttctttttagatttctgaTAACATGGTCTATACCAACACATGCTTCTTGCTGAGTGGGAACATAGGGGGTGGGCAACTctgaggaggggaagggagagtttGAGGGGAGAGGTCCCAggggaggggacacaggaggcTTACGTGGGCAGCTCTGAGGAAAGGCAGCTTCAGCAGGGCACCAGCACAGCCATTCTGCAGCGCCAGCAAAAAGGCTGCCCGTGGCCCAAACAGCTCGGAGCTCGCCTTCTGCAGATTACTGAAGTGTTCGCAGTAGCGGGGCACAAAGTCATCATCCCGCCAGCGTGAGGTCAGAAAGCTGTGCACCTGGAGAGTGGGAGGTGGCAGCGTGATGGCAACCCAACACACCAGGGGCACAGCTCCGCCGGCCCGCCCCGTCCGGCCCGCCTCGGCCCACCTGCTCCTCCACCACCGCCCGCCAGCAGCGCGTCAGGTTTCTCATGATGCTGCTGGGAAGCCCCCGGGTGGCCAGGGAGCTCCAGTCGTGGCTTCTGTTTCTGCCCTCTGTGGACAcaggggaaggggcagaggaaGGGCAGGGGAAGCCCCTCAGCTCCTGGGTCCCCCATTCAGTGGTGagcccaggggatctttccagacaCACTGCCCACCGAAATGATGCTCCCCGGTGGGGGTGACACAAACCAGGAGGCGAGCAGCAGGCTGAGCATGCAGGGAGGGGACAGTGAGGAAGGAGacgcccccacccccaagccagCTCCCAGCACTCACTGGGCCGAGGCGTGGCCGCCACCGAGGGGGGCGCTTCGCAGGGCTCCACGTGCACCAGCAGGTGGGTGAGGCGGCGCACCCGGGAGGAGAATGCTGCCGCGCGGCTCTGCGGGTTGTGGGCAGCCTCCCGACACTCCAGGTACTGGTCCAACAGCCAGCCCAGTGGGCTGACGCCTTCTTCATCTGGAGGTGGGAAGAACAAGCTAAGGCAGGGCGAGTGTGCAGagcctgccgaggaggctggccTGGATGGGCGTGCAGAGGAAGAGCAGTGGACCGCATGGGAGGGGAGGGAGCAAGGGCCCTCCTGACTGCGTGGGGTCAGCTGACACTGGGACACGTGGAAAGGAGGCGCCCCTGGGCTGTGAGAAGCGGGGGGCTTGGGGAGGCCGAATAAATTTCAGGTGCCAAATGGGCCAAAGGCGTCACCCAGGGAAGAGCAAGAAGGGGCTGGTGCGTGGGGCTGAGTGTCAGGATGGTGAATGGGCCGGGCCGGTTACCAGGGCAGGTGATGTTCTGCACCAGGGGGCTGACCAGGGCCTCCCAGCAGGTCTTGCCCAGTGCCTGGGCGGCCTCTTCGTCAGGGAGGAAGCAACTGGCAAAGTTCTGCTCGTGGCGTAGGGCCCCGTTGAGTCTGGGAAGGGGAGCGGGTAGGAAGGTGTTGGGGGCTACAGGCCCAAGTCCACCAGCCTGAGACTGCAGGCTACCCCTCAGGCACACAGGCGCGCCTGTGCTCGCACACCTGGAGCTCAGGTGCAGGAGCCCTCTGCGGTCCTCTGCGATGTCCTGGCTCCAAGCCTGTGCCCGGACCATGTAGAAGAGGCGTGTGTGGCGGCACAGCTGCTCCCGGAACACCGGCCAGAAGGTGGGCTTGGGGCCCAGGACCTCCAAGCCCCGAATGCGCGTGTCAATGCCGCCCTGCAACGCACATAGGCCCGTTTCCCCCGGCCCCACACACTCCTCAGGACGGGCTGGAGTGCTGGTCCGAGAACTACAAGTCACAGTGCAGAGCGTGGGGCCCACGGCCCCCACCCCATGTCCCCTAGCCCCACCTGCTGGCAGCGCTTTATGCGGATCTGGATGACGGGCCAGACGCGGCTCAGGTTCTCCAGGAGGACCACTCGGCTGGCGGAGGGCATCACATTCacctggtggggtgggggcaagcAGAGAGCATGGTCACTGCCCGCTGTGTGGATGGGAGTGCTGAAGGCACCCAGTCTGTTCCTGTTCCCTGCTGtccctccttcccccagcccTAGGGTGCATGGGGTCCTGACGGAAGGGATCCTAATACCACCCTCACCGCTCGGGGCCTGATGCCATCACAGGGGTGCAGGGGCGGACTTCATCTTCTatggggttcaagagggaggaacaCGGGCTTTTAGGGATCTGGGTAGGAGGGTTGATCCCGTGAGGGGTGGCCAAACGGCACAAGGGGCCCTACCGAGTTGAGTTCCGTGTTAAGGGAGGTGGCGCTGTCGCCCCCGAACACCACCACCCTGGCGGGCATGTAGCTCAAGTCCTCGCTAGCCACCAGCAGAGCCAGCTGCCTGGGAGGGatgagggcagaggaaccagtcaGCACCAGATTCAGTCACGTCCCCACAGACACAGCCAGGGGGACCTTTTGGTCACGTTCAGGGGGACGGGGGCCCTCCCCAAGACCAACAGCAGGGAAGTCACGAGAAGGCGAGGGTGTGTGCCAGGCGCAGGCCTGGGGCGCGCTACCTGATGAGGATGCCCTGCTGCATGTGCAGGGTGATGCGGTGGGAGCCGGCGCTGCCGTTGGACTCCCAGTAGGTCTTGGGGTTGCGGTCCGTCAGCTTGCTGGCCCTGTGCGGGTTGGACGACACCTCCACCTTCTCCCAGCACTTGTCCTCCTTCACCTCCATGCTGGAGCCTGCAGGCACGCGGGAAGGGGTGGTGGTCACAGCCTGGCAGATGCAGGGGGGAAAACACTTGGAGGTGTGGAGACTCGGGGTGGTGAGGGTACACGCACGAACCCTGGCACAGGTATCTGAGGAACACATCGAAGAAGGGGATGTTGATGGGGCGGTGGGTTCGTCTGTGGTCTTCGATCTGGCCCAGCACCATCTGCAGCCGGGACATGGAGAGAAAGGGtgcggggagggggcagggacacGGAGACACGGGTGGAGGAAAAACCCAGCAGCTGTGGGACCACTTCCATGCCACTGGCAGAGCAGGGTCAGCGAGCCAAGAGGGGCCGAGAACCAACGCCCCCCAGGTTCACTAGACTCACCTGCCTTCCAGCTTCAGAAACACACACCCCTTCCCCTGCCACCGCTAGGGTTTCATACTCTCACCCAGCTGTGAACCACTAGTGTCCCCTGACCTTCCCCCTGACCTGGATACAGCCTCCCAGGATGTTGGTGGTGAGCTTCCGGTAGAGGTGGGCATGCTTCTCGCACTTGAACACCATGTCCCGCAGCTCCTGAGCCAGCTCCAGCTTTCCCAGGTGCTTCTCCAGGGCCTTGGAGATGGCATCCCGGGCTCCCAGCTGATTGAGCACCACAGCATAGTCCCTGCTCACGGAGGCCAGGCGGTGCAGGAAGAGGATCAGCTCCTGGAGCACCTGGGATGAGCGTGGGGGCGGTGAATAAAGGGGATGGACCACAAGGCATCTTCAGCAGTGCTGACTacacacctactgtgtgccgggCTACTGCGGTGAACACAGAGTGAGGAAGTGAAGAGACAGGGATGGGGCTTCccacagaatccgcctgccaatgcaggggacacaggttcaacccctggtccaggaagatcccccatgcctcgGGACAGCTAAGCCcag
This genomic interval from Bos taurus isolate L1 Dominette 01449 registration number 42190680 breed Hereford chromosome 23, ARS-UCD2.0, whole genome shotgun sequence contains the following:
- the CUL7 gene encoding cullin-7, which gives rise to MVGELRYREFRVPLGPGLHAYPDELIRQRVGHDGHPEYQIRWLILRRGDDGEGGSNHVDCKAEHILLWMSNDEIYANCHKMLGEDGQVIGPSQETAGEAGALDKSVLGEMETDVKSLIQRALRQLEECVGTIPPAPLLHTVHVLSAYASIEPLTGVFKDPRVLDLLMHMLSSPDYQIRWSAGRMIQALASHDAGTRTQILFSLSQQEAIEKHLDFDSRCALLALFAQATLSEHPMSFEGIQLPQVPGRLLFSLVKRYLHVTFLLDQLNDTAAEPGAPNSTPEELSGERGRLELEFSMAMGTLISELVQAMRWDQVWSRQGPSGQPSGSIFQPQLVDEGPGLPPAQALPSRRRSRRFRPRSEFASGNTYALYVRDALQPGMRVRMLDDYEEISAGDEGEFRQSNNGVPPVQVLWESTGRTYWVHWHMLEILGFEEDIENMVEAADEYQGAAVSAAVGTALPSWRWKPMTELYAVPYVWPEDEDTEESEHLTQAEWWELLFFIKKLDGPDHQEVLQILQENLDGEVLDDEILAELAVPTELAQDLLLALPQRLDDSALRDLLNCRVYRKYGPEALAGQLAHPSLLEAWAQPQESADAARVEAKEAPTQGSNTPLQRLAEGFGPAGKIFLDLEEAFRSEGPQQGEAKPLLLQLQRQPQPFLVLMRSLDTPAANKPLHLAVLRILMQLVDFPEALLLPWHEAMDACMACLRSPNTDREVLQELILFLHRLASVSRDYAVVLNQLGARDAISKALEKHLGKLELAQELRDMVFKCEKHAHLYRKLTTNILGGCIQMVLGQIEDHRRTHRPINIPFFDVFLRYLCQGSSMEVKEDKCWEKVEVSSNPHRASKLTDRNPKTYWESNGSAGSHRITLHMQQGILIRQLALLVASEDLSYMPARVVVFGGDSATSLNTELNSVNVMPSASRVVLLENLSRVWPVIQIRIKRCQQGGIDTRIRGLEVLGPKPTFWPVFREQLCRHTRLFYMVRAQAWSQDIAEDRRGLLHLSSRLNGALRHEQNFASCFLPDEEAAQALGKTCWEALVSPLVQNITCPDEEGVSPLGWLLDQYLECREAAHNPQSRAAAFSSRVRRLTHLLVHVEPCEAPPSVAATPRPKGRNRSHDWSSLATRGLPSSIMRNLTRCWRAVVEEQVHSFLTSRWRDDDFVPRYCEHFSNLQKASSELFGPRAAFLLALQNGCAGALLKLPFLRAAHVSEQFARHIDQRIQGSRIGGARGMEMLAQLQRCLETVLIFSGLEIATTFEHYYQHYMADRLLGVGSSWLEGAVLEQIGPCFPTRLPQQMLRSLSTSEELQRQFHVYQLQRLDQELLKLEDTEKKIQVSRDASASGRGHERGTGEEAELEAGAVAAAAAAGVAGEEEEEEEEDESEDLYYEGAMPEVSVLVLSPRCWPTASICHTLNPRTCLPAYLRGTLNRYSNFYNKRQTYPALERAPQRRLQWTWLGRAELQFGDQTLHVSTVQMWLLLHFNELKAVSVESLLSLSGLPPDVLNQAVGPLTSSRGPLDLDETKDTPAGLLKIRDSSEEPRPRRGNVWLIPAQTYLKAEDEEGRNLEKRRNLLNCLIVRILKAHGDEGLHIDQLVCLVLEAWQKGPCPPRGLVSSLGRGSTCGSADVLSCILHLLGKGTVRRQDDRPQMLSYAVPMTVMEPHTESLNPGSLGPNPPLTFHTLQIRSRGVPYASCTSTQSFSTFR